Proteins encoded by one window of Cellvibrio sp. KY-GH-1:
- a CDS encoding HK97-gp10 family putative phage morphogenesis protein, with translation MDSFDFKLQGVDSLQKKLKAVSDEIRYKGGRAGLRKAANFVRDVAKQNAERFNDPNTAESIPLNMAVRWSSRRFKTTGDLMFRVGVMGGAMNYADSRENRRLGRSGKVYKTGGSKKNPGGDTYYWRYKEFGTQHIPAAPFMRPALADNIDRVTSIVAVETDKAIDRALKRAGK, from the coding sequence ATGGACTCTTTTGATTTCAAATTGCAGGGTGTTGATTCTCTGCAAAAAAAACTAAAAGCTGTTAGTGATGAAATTCGTTATAAAGGTGGCAGAGCGGGCTTGCGAAAAGCGGCCAATTTTGTGCGGGATGTTGCGAAGCAAAATGCAGAGCGTTTTAATGATCCTAACACAGCAGAAAGCATACCGTTGAATATGGCAGTTCGATGGTCATCTCGTCGATTTAAGACAACAGGGGATTTGATGTTTCGTGTCGGTGTAATGGGGGGCGCGATGAATTACGCTGACTCTCGGGAAAATCGGAGATTGGGTCGCTCTGGAAAAGTGTATAAAACTGGTGGTAGTAAGAAAAATCCAGGGGGCGACACCTATTACTGGCGATATAAAGAGTTTGGAACGCAGCATATTCCTGCTGCTCCTTTTATGCGGCCAGCGTTAGCAGATAATATTGATAGGGTAACAAGCATCGTGGCTGTTGAAACTGACAAAGCAATTGATCGTGCGCTTAAGCGGGCGGGTAAATAA
- a CDS encoding TonB-dependent receptor encodes MPGVWAQDVVAIGAVNVSELKTYHIPAGPLERALIAFAGQAGVNLSVNSDRLQGHITAGLTGNFLVEDGFARLLENTNLRVVKLEEGNYTVEANPAAVSVKTLQKVVITARSDSEIIEPSRSVTLIEKEELDKLRQGSDSLATLLGKAIAGLADSTHTITEYGQTLRGRETLVLVDGVPLNTNRGSSRNLANINLADVEQIEVLRGSSSIYGSSAAGGIISIRTRKPEGEIRAQTTITGVVPLSKIGTSGLGGEVQHYISGAKEVIDYTLSMGARHVGGSFDAKGNRIAPEPSQGDMFDSNIYSTAAKLGFKIDENQRLQFSASYYDLSQDTDYATDPRVATLPANSVPARSIKGLELEEQNRVENTLLGVDYEHRNLAGHTLAAQLYYRDFFTRFAPFDARKVTVRGGNVDQSMQNSEVYGGRLTVKSPLGDNKTTQLVWGGDFHNEATDMPLDIFDPKIYDASGGLVFRKIGKIIYMPEVTTQTSGAFAQLEHRFNERWSVEAGTRYDRAEGSFDDFIPLSQSRLANPGTVTGGTVDYDEWTYNAGSVFALTKKHEIYASYSQGFQLPDIGLQVRNATPAFNINNSNLQALKIDTVELGWRGRWENALANFSLYESKSDLGAVQSFNNGLRLARTKERIYGAEGGVDYFTDDDHWSLGATITWMKGEELPQNSTQYQHMPGNRIPPLKFTAYVEYRPSESWSHRLQTTAFKGKDYRLNGVASFSRRDTEGYATVDLISQWKISEESSASIGVENLFNKYYYPLYSQLLRSDTNTSHLPASGTLLKIGFTHNW; translated from the coding sequence GTGCCTGGTGTTTGGGCTCAGGATGTAGTTGCCATAGGTGCGGTTAATGTTTCTGAATTAAAAACCTACCACATTCCAGCGGGGCCATTGGAGCGAGCCTTAATAGCCTTTGCCGGTCAGGCCGGGGTAAATTTGTCGGTCAACAGTGATCGCTTGCAGGGGCATATTACTGCTGGGCTCACCGGTAATTTTTTGGTGGAAGACGGTTTCGCCCGGTTATTGGAAAATACCAATCTGCGTGTTGTGAAATTGGAGGAAGGCAATTACACGGTTGAGGCTAATCCTGCAGCAGTATCGGTGAAAACGCTGCAAAAAGTGGTTATCACAGCGCGCTCAGACAGTGAAATTATTGAGCCGTCGCGTTCGGTAACCCTGATTGAAAAAGAGGAATTGGATAAATTGCGGCAGGGCTCAGACAGCCTCGCCACCTTGCTTGGAAAAGCAATTGCCGGGCTAGCTGACTCCACCCATACGATTACTGAATACGGTCAAACTCTTCGTGGGCGGGAAACCCTGGTGTTGGTCGATGGTGTACCGCTCAATACCAACCGTGGTTCGTCGCGCAATCTCGCGAATATCAACCTCGCCGATGTCGAGCAAATCGAAGTGTTGCGCGGCAGTAGTTCAATTTATGGCAGCAGTGCGGCGGGTGGGATTATTTCAATTCGCACACGTAAACCAGAAGGGGAAATTCGCGCACAAACAACCATTACCGGTGTTGTTCCACTATCAAAAATAGGTACATCGGGATTGGGCGGGGAGGTCCAGCATTATATCTCTGGCGCAAAAGAAGTAATTGATTACACCCTCAGTATGGGGGCTCGCCATGTGGGTGGTTCATTTGATGCAAAAGGAAATCGTATTGCACCCGAGCCAAGTCAAGGTGATATGTTTGATTCAAATATCTACAGCACTGCCGCGAAGTTGGGTTTTAAAATTGATGAAAATCAACGCCTGCAATTCTCCGCGAGTTATTACGACCTCAGCCAGGACACTGACTACGCAACAGATCCCAGAGTGGCAACATTGCCTGCCAATAGTGTGCCCGCTCGTTCGATAAAAGGGCTGGAACTTGAGGAGCAAAATCGCGTTGAAAATACACTGCTGGGTGTGGATTACGAACATCGCAACCTCGCCGGTCATACACTCGCTGCGCAGCTTTACTATCGCGATTTTTTTACGCGCTTTGCACCATTCGATGCGCGCAAAGTGACGGTGCGTGGCGGTAATGTTGATCAGTCAATGCAAAACTCTGAAGTCTACGGTGGTCGCTTGACGGTTAAATCGCCACTGGGCGATAACAAAACTACCCAACTGGTGTGGGGCGGCGATTTCCACAACGAAGCTACCGATATGCCGCTGGATATTTTTGATCCAAAAATTTATGACGCCAGTGGCGGTTTGGTTTTTAGGAAAATTGGCAAAATAATTTACATGCCTGAAGTAACTACACAAACTTCAGGTGCATTTGCGCAATTGGAGCATCGCTTTAACGAGCGCTGGTCTGTTGAAGCAGGTACTCGCTATGATCGGGCGGAAGGAAGTTTTGATGATTTTATTCCTTTGTCGCAATCGCGTCTGGCGAATCCGGGTACAGTCACAGGTGGCACGGTTGATTACGACGAGTGGACCTACAATGCCGGCAGCGTTTTTGCGCTGACAAAAAAACACGAAATTTATGCTTCCTACAGCCAGGGTTTTCAATTGCCCGATATAGGTTTGCAAGTTCGCAATGCGACTCCTGCCTTTAACATCAATAACTCAAATCTCCAGGCCCTGAAAATAGATACTGTCGAGCTTGGCTGGCGTGGTCGCTGGGAAAATGCGCTCGCCAATTTTAGCCTGTATGAATCCAAATCAGATTTGGGTGCTGTACAAAGTTTTAATAACGGGCTTCGTCTTGCGCGCACCAAAGAACGAATCTACGGTGCGGAAGGCGGAGTCGATTATTTTACCGATGATGATCACTGGAGTCTCGGCGCTACCATTACCTGGATGAAAGGCGAAGAGCTTCCGCAAAATTCCACTCAATATCAACATATGCCGGGCAATCGTATTCCGCCGCTAAAATTTACTGCCTATGTAGAATATCGCCCCTCTGAAAGCTGGAGTCACAGGTTACAAACCACGGCATTTAAAGGTAAGGATTACCGCCTGAATGGTGTGGCAAGTTTTAGTCGCAGGGATACCGAAGGCTATGCAACGGTTGATTTAATCTCGCAATGGAAAATTAGCGAGGAAAGTAGTGCGAGTATTGGTGTGGAAAACCTTTTTAATAAATATTACTACCCACTCTACAGTCAATTGTTGCGCAGCGATACCAATACCAGCCATTTACCGGCCAGCGGCACCCTACTCAAAATAGGGTTTACGCATAACTGGTAA
- a CDS encoding phage major capsid protein, with translation MKKLKLSPVFMLSVIFIAAIIPVVSGLEPMSFVASGAFVAATTFLIDKTPVALFRKHAQAGEVGEDLKRVEAEYKQVGAQLKQIGDDLKAQAEASQKELKKNAELSAETKTNVDKLLTEQGVLQARLTAAEQKLVQVEGNSNEPSRVLSLGQHVVQSEKFEGVDWNVTSKLSIGINAAITSLDTSAGSLVVPDRQPGIVGLPQRRLTIRDLIAPGRTGSNMIEYVKETGFTNNAAPVSENPTNDKPESDIDFELVQSGVKTIAHLVRASKQILDDAAQLSSYIDARLRYGLQLKEELQLLKGSGTGNNLNGIYTQAVAYANPGVTVQNQTWIDQLRLALLQAELAEYYADGIVLSPIDWASIELTKDTQNKYILANPFGLTMPTLWSRPVVATQSMDAGDFLVGAFKLGAQVYDREDANVVISTEDKDNFSKNMITIRAEERLALAVYRPEAFVKGEFEVASA, from the coding sequence ATGAAGAAGTTGAAATTAAGCCCGGTATTTATGTTGTCGGTAATTTTTATTGCGGCAATCATCCCGGTGGTTTCTGGTTTAGAGCCGATGAGTTTTGTTGCCTCTGGCGCATTTGTTGCAGCAACCACGTTCCTGATTGATAAAACGCCTGTTGCTCTATTCCGCAAGCACGCCCAGGCGGGTGAGGTAGGTGAGGATCTGAAGCGTGTTGAAGCTGAATACAAACAGGTTGGTGCTCAATTAAAACAAATTGGTGATGATTTAAAAGCTCAGGCCGAGGCATCGCAAAAAGAGCTGAAGAAAAACGCTGAGCTTTCTGCGGAAACGAAAACCAATGTCGATAAGTTATTGACTGAGCAGGGTGTTCTGCAAGCGCGGTTAACCGCGGCGGAGCAAAAGTTGGTGCAGGTTGAGGGTAATTCCAATGAGCCGAGTCGCGTTTTATCGCTCGGTCAGCATGTTGTTCAATCTGAAAAATTTGAAGGTGTTGACTGGAATGTAACTTCAAAACTGTCAATTGGAATTAATGCAGCAATTACCAGTTTAGACACCTCTGCTGGTTCGCTGGTTGTTCCTGATCGTCAGCCAGGTATTGTAGGTTTGCCGCAGCGTCGCCTCACTATTCGTGACTTGATTGCGCCGGGCCGCACTGGCTCAAACATGATTGAGTATGTGAAAGAGACTGGCTTTACAAACAATGCAGCACCGGTCAGTGAGAATCCGACTAATGATAAGCCGGAATCTGATATTGATTTTGAGCTGGTGCAAAGTGGTGTAAAAACCATTGCACACCTGGTGCGTGCCAGTAAGCAAATTCTGGATGATGCTGCGCAATTGTCCAGTTATATCGATGCGCGCTTACGTTACGGTTTGCAGCTGAAAGAAGAGCTTCAGTTGCTTAAGGGTTCTGGTACCGGTAATAACTTGAATGGTATTTACACTCAAGCGGTGGCCTATGCAAACCCTGGTGTTACTGTTCAAAACCAAACTTGGATTGATCAGTTGCGTTTAGCGTTGTTGCAAGCAGAGCTGGCTGAGTACTACGCCGATGGCATTGTGCTTAGCCCAATTGATTGGGCTTCCATTGAGCTCACCAAAGACACCCAAAATAAATACATTTTGGCGAATCCGTTTGGTTTGACTATGCCGACCTTGTGGTCGCGTCCGGTTGTTGCTACTCAGTCCATGGATGCAGGTGACTTTCTGGTCGGTGCTTTTAAATTGGGTGCTCAGGTCTATGACCGTGAGGATGCGAACGTGGTTATCTCTACTGAAGATAAAGACAACTTCAGTAAAAATATGATCACCATTCGTGCGGAAGAGCGATTGGCGCTGGCTGTGTATCGCCCAGAGGCATTCGTTAAAGGTGAGTTTGAAGTAGCCAGCGCATAA
- a CDS encoding sigma-70 family RNA polymerase sigma factor: MPPDAIPDQQFNSIYSCHNDWLQRWLRRRLEDKFTAADLAHDTFLRVWLKSRADKAFELQEPRAYLTTVARRLLINHYERQSLERAFTETLAYLLEPLVPSVEEQAVVLETLHELDVLLYELPAPVRSAFLMSQLEGLTYEQIARRLCVNVRTVTRYMAQGFRQCLRLMLTVDSPVS, encoded by the coding sequence GTGCCGCCAGATGCTATACCTGACCAGCAATTCAATAGTATTTACTCATGTCATAACGACTGGCTGCAGCGTTGGCTCAGACGTCGATTAGAGGACAAATTTACCGCAGCGGATTTGGCTCATGACACCTTTTTACGGGTGTGGCTAAAGTCCCGGGCTGATAAAGCATTTGAATTGCAGGAGCCAAGGGCTTATCTCACAACTGTGGCCCGGCGGTTGTTGATTAATCATTATGAGCGGCAATCACTTGAGCGTGCATTCACAGAAACCTTGGCGTATTTGCTTGAGCCTCTGGTTCCCTCCGTTGAAGAGCAGGCTGTTGTTTTGGAAACTCTGCATGAGTTAGATGTACTGTTATATGAGTTGCCCGCACCAGTTCGTAGTGCATTTCTAATGTCCCAATTGGAAGGTTTAACCTACGAGCAGATAGCGCGACGTTTGTGCGTAAATGTACGTACGGTTACGCGCTATATGGCGCAGGGTTTTCGTCAATGCCTGCGTTTAATGCTCACGGTTGATTCGCCTGTATCATGA
- a CDS encoding head-tail connector protein, giving the protein MTIVLGDNSTSGFTGSAFNLTTPKQLEGGIHEIVLPAGQKITEFGLLWMATPANGTTGTRSFQMGIYDLDTETLISSTATTISYNTATLVAGGANVHVKSSGLSIDLSAYAGKRIGIGLASPSAGSGSGFVVGIRTLAGSTRNNHSTAQASLPATFAVTSSTANSSWGAYAILDDVSPPSVSLDSVTPSPVTNAQTLTAIISGNMASGSASLVSGGLEVSQAVGSWAYDSGTGKTTVVAPVVQGGLAFGVITAKYVSGATTLTQSITLSPIAGNIQVAISGGLTDPGYIFEQLASGSVGNVSHVEHTDSPNTVVSAQGAISQSIVRPFQARARDGSDNTWGPFSTIYTVATAVANGVSAVASVGAVAASGAVVARPVGLGVAASIGDAIGLGQAIVQPTGVAAFCQVGTFVPYVPGFSAPLGVMCVCDVGGVVASATVSGVSLQQVKNYLDVIHDGDDEKLQLLLDAASDEAMNFMDRTNLEYWGAGSCCDSVDISTLSRDMPPSVKLGILILVQAAYQASPVDQEQLRKVAEVKLMPHRCRLGV; this is encoded by the coding sequence GTGACCATAGTGCTAGGGGATAATTCAACGTCTGGTTTTACCGGGTCTGCATTTAACTTGACGACCCCAAAACAGCTTGAGGGTGGTATACATGAAATTGTGCTGCCGGCAGGTCAAAAAATTACAGAGTTTGGATTGCTATGGATGGCTACGCCAGCAAATGGGACGACGGGAACAAGATCGTTTCAAATGGGTATCTACGACCTGGACACCGAAACGCTAATTTCCAGCACGGCCACGACAATAAGTTACAACACGGCGACACTGGTTGCCGGCGGAGCAAATGTTCATGTTAAATCTTCAGGATTGAGTATTGATTTATCAGCCTACGCAGGCAAGCGTATTGGTATTGGTCTAGCATCGCCTTCCGCTGGTTCTGGTTCTGGTTTTGTTGTGGGAATCAGGACCCTTGCAGGTTCAACCCGCAACAACCACAGTACGGCCCAGGCGTCTTTACCGGCTACATTTGCAGTTACCTCGAGCACGGCTAACTCAAGCTGGGGTGCCTACGCGATTCTTGATGATGTATCTCCGCCTTCGGTGAGTTTGGATAGCGTAACGCCGAGCCCTGTAACCAATGCCCAAACACTAACGGCGATTATTTCTGGAAATATGGCTTCCGGCTCGGCCAGTTTGGTATCGGGGGGCTTGGAGGTTTCACAAGCGGTTGGGTCTTGGGCGTATGACTCCGGAACGGGAAAGACTACGGTTGTTGCTCCCGTGGTCCAAGGCGGCTTGGCGTTTGGAGTAATAACAGCAAAATACGTGTCAGGTGCGACAACGCTTACACAAAGTATTACGCTTTCGCCCATTGCTGGAAATATTCAGGTAGCGATTTCTGGCGGGTTGACTGATCCCGGTTACATTTTTGAGCAGCTTGCGTCTGGCAGTGTGGGCAATGTATCCCACGTTGAGCACACAGATTCACCGAATACGGTAGTGAGTGCTCAGGGGGCAATTTCACAATCCATTGTGCGGCCTTTCCAAGCGCGTGCTCGCGATGGTTCAGATAATACTTGGGGTCCATTTTCAACGATTTATACCGTTGCTACGGCGGTCGCCAATGGCGTTAGTGCTGTTGCGTCGGTGGGTGCTGTAGCTGCTTCTGGTGCCGTTGTCGCGAGGCCGGTTGGATTGGGTGTTGCTGCATCAATTGGCGATGCCATTGGTCTTGGTCAGGCTATTGTGCAGCCGACCGGTGTGGCTGCTTTTTGCCAGGTTGGTACTTTCGTTCCATATGTTCCTGGGTTTTCGGCTCCGTTGGGTGTTATGTGTGTGTGTGATGTTGGTGGTGTTGTTGCCAGTGCTACTGTGTCTGGCGTTTCACTCCAGCAAGTAAAAAACTACCTTGATGTTATTCATGATGGCGATGATGAAAAGCTTCAGTTGTTGTTGGATGCGGCAAGTGATGAAGCCATGAATTTTATGGATCGGACTAATCTGGAATATTGGGGGGCTGGGTCGTGCTGTGATTCAGTGGATATTTCTACGTTATCGCGTGACATGCCGCCTTCAGTTAAGTTGGGAATATTAATTCTTGTTCAGGCTGCTTATCAGGCTTCTCCTGTTGATCAAGAGCAGTTGCGCAAAGTGGCTGAAGTTAAGTTAATGCCACACCGTTGTAGGTTGGGGGTTTAA
- a CDS encoding DUF3168 domain-containing protein yields the protein MFAPIYEKCQADPAVRALLGDPIRLDMFGEAPQEKIYPYAVWQTIGGEPNNNLADAPTDDEFRLQVDVYGKSASSVRAVAVVLRNCIEQFAFVESWRGEAFDAETDVYRFSFDVSWLCYR from the coding sequence ATGTTTGCGCCTATTTATGAAAAATGCCAGGCGGATCCAGCTGTGCGTGCATTGCTGGGTGACCCTATTCGGCTGGATATGTTTGGCGAGGCGCCGCAAGAAAAAATCTATCCATACGCTGTGTGGCAAACCATCGGCGGCGAACCAAACAATAATTTGGCGGATGCACCTACGGATGATGAATTTCGTTTGCAGGTGGATGTTTACGGTAAATCCGCATCGTCCGTGCGTGCTGTTGCTGTTGTTCTGCGAAACTGCATTGAGCAATTTGCATTTGTGGAAAGTTGGCGCGGTGAGGCCTTTGATGCAGAAACGGATGTGTACCGTTTTAGTTTTGATGTCTCCTGGCTTTGTTATCGATAG
- a CDS encoding phage tail tube protein: MAKFTKGTQLFVYQASASADKVFKVDCPKTITGISATKSEIDTTCLDSEGMESVPGMATGGTANIGLDFDPAVVSHVRINDIFEADETVQWLIGWSDGTAAPTYSSSGSVSAVAVTAGGTGYVTAPTVSFTGGGGTGAAGTAVIDSGAVVAVNITNPGTGYTSAPTVGFSGGSGTGAAATATYSPAGLVLPNTRTWVSFTGYVQDVPFDFATNSVVGSAVTVKLSGIRKLVPKAV, from the coding sequence ATGGCAAAGTTTACCAAGGGCACTCAACTGTTTGTTTACCAGGCAAGTGCAAGTGCGGACAAAGTTTTTAAAGTGGATTGCCCGAAAACCATTACCGGAATTAGCGCCACTAAATCTGAAATTGATACAACCTGTTTGGATTCTGAAGGAATGGAATCTGTACCGGGCATGGCGACAGGTGGCACTGCCAATATTGGATTGGATTTTGATCCTGCCGTTGTGTCACACGTTCGCATCAATGACATTTTTGAAGCGGATGAAACCGTGCAATGGTTGATTGGGTGGAGTGATGGCACTGCTGCACCAACATATTCCTCCTCGGGTTCTGTGTCTGCTGTTGCGGTTACGGCCGGCGGTACCGGTTATGTAACTGCGCCTACTGTTTCTTTCACGGGTGGTGGTGGTACGGGTGCTGCTGGTACGGCGGTAATTGATTCCGGTGCAGTCGTTGCTGTGAATATTACTAACCCTGGCACTGGTTATACATCCGCACCCACTGTTGGATTTAGCGGTGGTAGCGGAACGGGTGCGGCAGCAACTGCAACCTATTCTCCTGCTGGTTTGGTGTTGCCAAACACGCGAACCTGGGTGTCGTTTACCGGTTATGTGCAAGATGTGCCATTTGATTTTGCAACTAACTCTGTGGTTGGTTCGGCGGTCACGGTTAAGTTATCCGGAATTCGCAAGCTGGTTCCAAAAGCAGTTTAG
- a CDS encoding phage tail assembly chaperone family protein, TAC: MNLNLSELLTKGSAVAGALKKVPVTWVDTDDDGKEVETKFDIYVRTKIPFAANDRIFNSPVNGDEDSRNSRIISELVRFGDGTEQMSIEEAANLKPTLGYVLVNAVFASMPKRTAEDAPAKKKSARAKRSGTN, translated from the coding sequence ATGAATTTAAATTTGAGTGAGTTGTTAACCAAGGGTTCTGCTGTTGCTGGTGCGTTAAAAAAGGTGCCGGTTACCTGGGTGGATACGGATGATGATGGCAAAGAGGTAGAAACAAAGTTTGATATTTATGTGCGTACAAAAATTCCATTCGCTGCCAATGACCGTATTTTTAATAGCCCGGTTAATGGTGATGAAGATTCGCGCAATTCGCGCATTATTTCCGAGCTGGTTCGCTTTGGTGATGGCACTGAGCAAATGAGTATTGAGGAGGCGGCAAATTTAAAGCCAACGCTGGGTTATGTATTGGTTAATGCCGTGTTTGCCAGCATGCCAAAGCGTACGGCGGAAGATGCTCCGGCAAAAAAGAAATCAGCCCGGGCGAAGAGGTCTGGCACGAATTAG
- a CDS encoding phage head closure protein yields MLSHRLRHRVQFQALTETRNTATGERIKNWLPAVAGGVQLVSVPAEVLTGSGKEVVKNASLTADIAARINVRWFPGLDPSWRIVWDGLIFNIASWDTDITARQEYRIKCSAFVDKK; encoded by the coding sequence ATGTTGTCGCATCGCCTTCGTCACCGCGTACAATTTCAGGCGCTTACTGAAACCAGAAATACCGCCACGGGCGAGCGCATTAAGAATTGGTTACCCGCTGTTGCTGGCGGCGTTCAGTTGGTGTCGGTACCGGCGGAGGTATTAACGGGGTCCGGAAAAGAGGTGGTAAAAAACGCATCGCTTACCGCCGATATTGCAGCGCGAATTAATGTTCGTTGGTTCCCAGGGTTAGACCCAAGCTGGCGTATTGTTTGGGATGGTTTGATTTTTAATATTGCCAGTTGGGATACCGATATAACCGCGCGGCAAGAATACCGCATTAAGTGTTCAGCATTTGTGGATAAAAAGTAA
- a CDS encoding sialate O-acetylesterase: MILLKSDLSVKVFSSGGVYISNPPARYGYDIFWMTKAQSNTIGRAPIRAGIDDDYSAVIGKVFQFGYNSQAVSAATNPLDQVNENAGQMGLWLEFCKAIVPTLAGNRKILLVPCAQGGTSFNGGHWNAGNSLDNSSKARLAAAMALPGGTNRLCGVLTLLGESDADAGATASGLFEGRYQAAYNDYLANVPGISSATPWIMGTIKPDKANATTINAALANLDAANAGMHLVTCTDLAWLDSDHYDAASLATIGQRFAQKYLEVAP; encoded by the coding sequence ATGATTTTGCTCAAGTCTGATTTGAGTGTGAAGGTTTTTTCTAGTGGTGGTGTTTATATTTCTAATCCGCCAGCAAGATACGGCTACGATATTTTTTGGATGACAAAAGCTCAGTCGAACACGATCGGTAGGGCGCCTATTCGCGCAGGTATCGATGATGATTATTCGGCTGTAATCGGTAAAGTTTTTCAATTCGGTTACAACTCGCAAGCGGTTTCCGCAGCTACAAATCCGCTTGACCAGGTTAACGAAAATGCAGGGCAAATGGGGCTTTGGCTGGAATTCTGCAAAGCTATTGTTCCAACGCTTGCCGGAAATAGGAAAATATTGCTGGTCCCTTGCGCGCAAGGGGGAACGTCTTTTAACGGTGGCCATTGGAATGCCGGCAATTCGCTTGATAACAGTTCAAAAGCTAGATTAGCGGCCGCAATGGCTTTGCCTGGCGGTACCAATCGGCTTTGTGGGGTTTTGACGCTTCTTGGTGAATCTGATGCTGATGCAGGCGCAACTGCTTCAGGTTTATTTGAGGGCAGATATCAAGCGGCATATAACGATTATCTTGCAAACGTTCCTGGTATTAGTTCCGCCACGCCTTGGATCATGGGGACGATAAAGCCAGATAAAGCAAACGCAACAACGATTAATGCAGCGTTAGCAAACCTTGATGCGGCAAACGCTGGAATGCATCTTGTAACCTGTACTGACTTGGCTTGGTTGGACTCGGACCATTACGACGCGGCAAGCTTGGCGACTATTGGTCAGAGGTTTGCGCAAAAATACTTGGAGGTCGCACCGTGA
- a CDS encoding FecR domain-containing protein has product MNNSRDEQTSTRVIDEAAEWLARLHSNTLSDLEKNALEQWLQQDAEHQRVWQRAELLVSQFGSISPQLGMSVLGRERGQASRRKLVRNIAALLLLPSASWLGVDFFQTSRPNFYRTAVGERREIILADSSKVALNTASTLNVIFDASQRLLEHIAGEVFIKTASDAHFPHRPFLVETENGRMRALGTEFVVRESNKGTHLSVLEGAVEVVTGSGQSSVIVNAGQRVQFNMMSIEPAMPIQVGVDAWRNGVLYAKAMRLADFALELARYRPGLLRCDPAVADLKVTGAFRLANTDTILRLLEDTLPVTVDTRTRYWVTINPR; this is encoded by the coding sequence ATGAATAATTCTCGCGATGAACAGACTAGTACTCGCGTAATTGACGAGGCAGCCGAGTGGTTGGCGCGCTTGCATAGCAACACGTTATCCGATTTGGAAAAAAATGCGTTGGAGCAATGGCTGCAGCAAGATGCAGAGCATCAACGTGTTTGGCAGCGCGCTGAATTATTGGTGAGCCAGTTCGGCAGTATTAGTCCGCAATTAGGTATGTCTGTGTTGGGGCGTGAACGCGGGCAGGCATCGCGGCGCAAGTTGGTGCGTAATATCGCTGCGCTGTTGCTTTTGCCCTCGGCGAGCTGGTTAGGCGTTGATTTTTTCCAGACCAGTCGCCCGAATTTTTATCGCACCGCGGTGGGTGAGCGGCGCGAAATTATCCTGGCTGACAGCAGCAAAGTTGCTCTGAATACCGCTTCCACATTAAACGTAATATTTGATGCGAGCCAGCGGTTACTGGAGCATATTGCCGGCGAGGTTTTCATAAAAACGGCTTCCGATGCTCACTTTCCCCATCGCCCGTTTTTAGTTGAAACTGAAAATGGCCGTATGCGCGCATTGGGTACCGAATTTGTTGTACGAGAGAGTAATAAGGGGACGCACTTGTCGGTGCTGGAAGGTGCTGTCGAGGTGGTCACTGGTTCCGGCCAATCCAGTGTTATTGTCAATGCGGGCCAGCGAGTGCAATTTAATATGATGTCGATTGAACCTGCTATGCCGATTCAAGTAGGTGTGGATGCCTGGCGCAATGGGGTTCTTTATGCAAAGGCGATGCGACTTGCCGATTTTGCCCTGGAGCTTGCTCGATATCGCCCCGGTTTGTTGCGCTGCGATCCTGCGGTTGCTGATTTGAAAGTCACTGGTGCTTTTCGCCTGGCGAATACCGATACCATCCTGCGTTTGCTTGAAGATACGCTGCCCGTTACGGTGGACACACGCACGCGCTATTGGGTGACCATTAATCCCCGCTAG